CTGTTGTATCAATTCTCTTTTCTTTGAATCATCTCTTATCCTTGTACCCCTGTCATACTGGAACTAAGCCTATTATTAGTAACTGTGACAAAGCAATTAGTTACTTTAATcgaattactttaaaaaaagtagTGTACAGGATTACACTTTACATTTGGGTTATTAGACTACAGTTACtaagtgtatttattttaagtacattgactgggttacacatatttgtaCAATAATATTATgtcaaatacaattaaaatgtgaaatatgttcCTGTAACCGCTGGAGAGTCACTAATGAGTGATTATAGGGACACTTGAGGTGCTGAGAGTATGACTTGCATCTTACAATAAACAATGagaacatatataaatattattttgaatgcagAACAACAACATTTTCTTGAAAAAGTTACTTAATTAAAAGTATTAAATAGTAATGTGATTGCTTTTCTCAAGAAGTAATGagtagtgtaatctgattacagttgtATTGATGTAATTACAGTAGTAATGTGTTGTGGATTACTTTCTAATTAACACTGGATCTTAATGACTCCTGGAAGTGCATCAGAAATACTTATAAAATGCTTCAtactaataaacaagcaaatacaAGTGTCAACAATTCCATTCAAAGTTTGAAGAGAGGAGTTTTGAGTTACAGTAAAGGTataaccacttctgaatgtgaaTGTTGTCTGAATGTTCCCAATAGGTGAGAAGAGAGAGGGAGCCGGGGTCAGTATCCTGCAGGATAGCCTCGCTTCCTGTCATCACATTTAGCACAGATTTCCCCCTGTTGTTGCACAATTGCCTGAACCTTTGCTATTGTGTCGCTGGGTAGTATTACCTTTATTTCATGAAGATATGTCCGATGCAAGTCCTGATATACACTCTGCAGCATTTGTATATCCACAAACagccacacataaacacacataaacacacataaacaaaagacaaaatctgATCATTTGTAGTATGCTGATTATGTTAATCTACTTATCaagttttacattaaaggtgcacttagttagcgctaaacttttaaacagaaataaattatttctgtttAGCATAgcatagttttgttttttaaattaggcCTGAAGAATTAATGCATGAAATGAAAAATGTTGACACAGTTAACCagaaaagcacctgcctaatattgtgtcggCCCCCCTCgagccgccaaaacagcgccaacccgcgtgtcagaacagcattcagagatgatattcttcagcacaattgtacagagtggttatctgagttactgtagactttaccagttcaaaccagtctgaccattctctgttgacctctctcatacaCAGACACCAAcaatctgacaccaacaatcatgccacacttcaaatcactgagataaaatgttccccattctgatggttgatgtgaacattaactgaagctcctgacccgtatctgcatgattttatgcactgctgacacacgattggctgattagataatcacatggatgattgttggtgtcagacgggctggtttgagtatttctgggattttcacacacaacagtctctagaatttactccgaatggtgccaaaaacacaaaacatccagtgagcgacagttctgtgtacgaaacacttgttgatgagagaggtcagcagagaatggtcagactggtttgaactggtaaagtctacagtaactcagataaccactctgtacaattgtgatgaaggatatcatctctgaatgctgttctcagatgcaggttggcgctattttgacggcatgagggggaccgacacaatattaggcaggtgcttttaattgTTGTTCAACTGTTTAGTTGTGGCtgatatgtgtttatttatagcaCATTATGtgtgctgccatgttgagatcacatgaccagcccaaTATTACTTCGCTTTATCTCAATAATCCCTTGTAACTTAGAACCATTTTTGCATGATATTGCATCTACACAACACAGGAgtcaataaaacaaacacaaatattactaagtgcacctttatgCAACTTTTGTCATCAAGTGTACGAATCTGACCTCCTCAAAGTCACTTTCCACAGAGGTCCTGTTGGGCATTAACTGATTGTGAAGTCTGGGTTCTTTAACAGCTTTGTTCAGATCATAGTTAAAGAACAGGACATTCATGATCACCTAAGATGAGAGAGACAGGAGACGTGAAAAGCTATGTTAttataacaaatacattttaaaatgacaaaattataGTAAAACAATTTTATGCAGGCCCTATTcagaataaataattacatttctgaTATTGGCATTTATTATGTGCTGTAAATGTACAGAATGTTACATAAAGGTGTAAATATGTATCCAAACATGagccatatttaaataattaaaatctgTTTATGAGTCTTTAGTTACCTGAGCAGTTCCTGTGGTGATTTTTGGCCCACCTGAAGCCCCAACCACCATTTTGACTTTGTTGTGTTTGTCAAATATTATCGTGGGAGACATTGATGAAAGTGGTTGTTTACCTGGTCAAAAGACAAAAGAAGATTGCATATACAGTTACTGAACAGTACTTTTACCTGTAAACACTTCCATGTACTGATAAGAGCAGTGTTGGTAGTAATTAATTTAAACTCATATGAGTCTTATACCTGGTTGAATGAAGTTATTGGGTGAAGGGGGCACCCCATTGCTATTATTAAAACCAGGAGAGCAGAAATCATCCATCTGGTTATTAAAGATTATGCCAGTTGAGGGTGACATCACCAGAGAACCAAAACTGGAAACGGTAACAAACACAAGAATGTTTTCAAGTTGAGAAAATATAATCCTTAGACATTTTTGAATGGACAAGCTCTTGAGTAGGTGTGAAGCAATCATTTATGTGAAATTAACCAAAAAACCTGACCCCACCTTCGtcccaaaaaacaacaacaaacaaacaaataatgacccctgtccaccgtggAAACAGCCAACAATGAGTGTCGAAACCGGACTTTGAAGCAGTGGAAGATTGTTGcatggtctgatgagtcccgattttttacatcttgtggacggccgtgtatgtgtgcgccatttacctggggaagtggtggcaccaggatgcactgtaggAAGATGACAAGGCGGTGGAGGGAGCGTGATGCtcagggcaatgttctgctgggaaaccctgggtccgtcCATTCATGTGCATGTCAATTTGACATGAGCCaccctacctaaacattgttgcagaccaggtacacaccTCCATGACAATGGGATATTAGtggtctctttcagcaggataatgtgccctgccacactgcacacattgttcaggaatggttcgTGGAACATATTGAAGAGTTCAGTGTGTTTCCCGGATCTCAATCCGAGTCATGCCTTGGTGGGTTGGCACTGATTTGGCGGAATGCGGATTAGGCAGGTGGTCTCTTTCTAATAAACTCTGCACATGGATCTTCCCGCAGTGTCCGATTCTGACTTTTACAGTAAGTGATTTCTGTGATTTCGCCACCGaaccaatttaaaatataaacaatgttttcaaaactgcTTTCCAAAGACTGCAATTgtacaaacagtcagatagtcccaccccaaacttacAGAATTGGTTGAGCGGGTCTAagtgggtcactcaaaacaaacacaggactTTTTATTGCACCAGAGACATAGTtcacagttttcaagaaaatgttaatatgaatggcttacttatagttgtctctgaatattaagataggttaaataaaatacatacttTAACTATAACTCCAATAAATGTAGTTGTAGACTGGAATCGTGTCTCTTATATCTTATAAAACTGTgtgaaaattaaataatagacATTTTGCTGGACAATCAGTGTTGGTGTATTCCTTTCGGCTGTGTGGGGCAGAAAAGGCTGCtaaaaaaataactcactcctGGCTTGTAACTTTAGAGCCATCTCAAACCAAGCATTTAACAGGCTGTTTTATTTAGCACTACTGAATAAATAGCGTCACATTTGtttgcacattttggatgtctccgtTTCAAATACATCTGAATTAATTTTGTCAGTTGAGACTCAGTGATCTGAACTGGGTGTATCAGATTATTGAGACATCTAATGCACAGTACTAGAGGTCCTCAGACACATGATTAAAACACAATGATCTAGAAGGTTCTCGTTCTCTTACTGATCATTGATACTGCTGGTGACGGCCACAGCACTTCCATCTTCTGCGATGATAGAGAGGTGAGACGTCCCATTGACATCAGGTACATAATACTCAGGTTCATAGTAGCTTCCTGGGTGAGTAGTGTTTGTGATCTTATTCCTGATGTTGTTGGCAAAGTGCTCTGAGGTCATGTTTTGGATGACCTTGACAAATGAGAATTAAAACAAGATTTACAAAGGCCATAAAAAATACTCAACTCAGACCTTGAATTAAATAGATCAGATGTTGTAGCCAATCTGGAGTTAAGATTTAAGAATTTGAGAGGTGGGTTGACTTAAAACTCATAATATAGGATGATAAATCCAGTAAAAATACTCCCAATAAAtccataaatacaaatatatacaagCTGAACTCACATCATTAATGTTGACATACAGTGGGTCTCCAAGTTTAGTCCTCTGGGCATAAGCAAAGCGAAATGCCTCTATTATGCGATGATATGTTAAAGTCCTCTTCTCTTGTGTAGAAACACTGCGAGGTGAGAAGTTGTAACCTAAAATGGAAAAGGTGAATTTTTGGTCTCAGttgtccctttaaatgtcattCTGTGTGTTCAAATGTATACTTTTCCTTacactattttaacattatttaaaacgCTTGCCCTTAGTAAACTAATCCAAATAAATTGTTGCCATGGTACGATTTGTTTTGCCAATCTGAAGCCTTTGAGACAATTTCTTCCTGTCAAAAACTTTGCATGTTCATAGCAGGCAGCCCATTTAAACAAAGCAAGAACTTTGAGCAGATCATTCTTGAGTTTGGAGAGTAAGAAATGTGAGTTATGAAATTTTGATTTGATCGGTCAACAATGACTTAGACAAACGTCCTAAAAGGAAAAGGAGTACAGAAGAATGAGTTAAAATCAGTGTTACAGACTTGACATTGGAAAAGTGGCacttgtgttgaatgcaggagaaatgggcaggagtaaagacctgagtgactttaacAAGAGCCAAATAGTTAtgaccagacgactgggtcagagcatctctaaaatGGCTTTTGGGGTGCTcacggtcagcagtggtgaataTATATACTGACaatggtccgaggagggacaaaccagaGGCCCATCGATGCGAGAGGGCAATTAAGGCTATCCTGTCTAGTCctaaccgacagaaggtctactgtggtacaaatcacagaaaattttaatgattaTTACGGGAGGAACGTgtaacaacacacagtgcatcgcaccctgtccaacgtcgaaagtgcctacaaagGGCACgagagcatcggaactggaccttggagcagtggaagaaggtcgcctggtccaatgagtctcATTTTCTATTATATCATGTTGACGTGTCCGCAGTTTACCTGGGGaaatgatggcaccaggatgcacagtgggaagacgacaagccgttGGAGGAAGTGTGATGCTCTAGGCAATGTTGTGCTGGGAAAcactgggtccagccattcatgcggatgatttgacatgtgccacccacccaaacattgttgcagaccatgtacaccccttcatggcagtggtattccctgatggcagtggcctctttcagcaggataatgccacactgcacacattgttcaggaatggttccTGGAACATGTTGAAGAGTTCAGTGTGTTTCCCGGATCTCAATCCGATTCATGACTTGGTGGGTTGGCACTGATTTGGCGGAATGCggattaggcaggtggtcatctTTTTTTGTCTCATCAGTGTAAGAGGAATTtgcaattatttatgaaaaattataatatgttCTGATTGCtgtattaattattttgaatgcTTTGACCTTCTTTGTAAAAATCTGTAACAAGGACACAAAATCTTTGTGCCACATatccaaaacacacagacacaacacaCTGTCTCACCTTTGAGTATGTTGAGTATCAGTGCGAGCACAGGCCCGCTGGATGGAGAAGTAGGAACATAAACGTTGTTATCTCCCACAGTAATGTTCAACGTCTTATTCATTTTTGCCTTGTATTCCTTAAGATCCTGAAGTGTTATATTCCCTCCTGTATTACCAGAAACATACCCTTCAtactgcatgtgtgtatatatactgtatacagcaaAAGGTAAACTGACCTTATTTTGAATAATATGAAAAAGAGAGCAAACATGGAATTACCTCTATCACTGATATCCTTGACTATATCATTGGCTAGAGACCCACTGTAAAATACATCTGGCCCATAATCTGCTATCGTCTGATAGGTTTGCGCCAGTTTAGGAAGTCTTAAAATATCATTTTCCTTAAGGGTTTCTTTTCTTGAAGTATCACAAAACACTTCACTGAAAACCAGAAAGAGAAAAGGGCTTTTTACATTGGTCATTCATAACCCTGGGAAAATGAAATCCTTGGTTATCTTGTGTCACACTGTTCAAGCTTTACCCTGGGTATTCACGTTTCACACTACATTTGTAAACCCTGGGCAACCAGTCTTTCCTCTTCTGAAACATACAGCATAACGCTGTTGTCATGGCAGTTAATGCGTATGCCTTCACAGTTATTGATTATACATTATACCGGTTTTCTTCAGACGGAGAACCTAAACAGCACATGAAAGTTTTGCGAATGCACAAAGCGCATGAATATTAAATGAGGTTAGCACTGAGAcattttctgattggttgtgTGTTGCTGAACATCTTTCTGTAACCATCTAAAGGCTTGGGTATACTCTTGTTTGCGCAGCTTCTCAAAGAATACTCTTTTGACCACGAGTGAATAGGAACGTGTTCGACGCAGGTGCGCTATGACTGCTTTGTggtactcttttagtacagtcataAGCAGACGCACGAGGACTGTCCTCATGTCGAGACAATCTGGGCCACACACATATGGTCTgtgcagactgtgctgatgatgaaaagCACTAAAGCAGTGCAAAAGCGGTGAATAAACCCCTTTTCAAATTTAAAGTGTGAAACGTAGCTTTACACAGGGTTAAAAGCAGGGTTTAAAAAGAAGATAACCCAGGGGTAAGCTTGGTGTGAAAAGCCCTAAAGAGGGAAGAGCAACAGCAAggtaatgtaataaacattattagtgAGAGTGATCAGACCAGTAGAGTGAGTTACAGGATTCATTGTTTGacaagtaaaaaatgtattatgctgcaagatttaatataaaattactatttatatataaatttaccACAATGTTTCATCATTCAGAATTGCTGAACGTTTGTGTTCAATGCCATCAGCCAAAGCCTTGTTGATTTTAAAACCATCACGTGCCAAATTTATACTGGGTTTGAACAGTTCCTTCCATGGCAGTCTCCCATATCTTTTGTGTGCCACCTCGTAACCACGAATTTGTCCTGGTACAGCAATGGAAAACACTCCTGCCATTGATGCAAAAAAGAGGAGTGGTTTAATCATTCAAAATGGGCTAAATGGGGAAAGAATTGTCTGATAGATTTACTTTTCAAATGAGAGAGAACTAATAACAGCTTCTGTGTGAACTGCTGCATTTACTGATTGTTTTCTGTTATAAAAAGCACCTTGGACGCTGGACTTGGTTTTATGTACATAATTGCTGATGTACCTTTCTGTGCCATCTGGGCATCAGTGCCAAACATGGTTTCATAGGCGCTCATTGGAGCACTTTCTCTTGCATCAATTGTCTCCACGTTTCCTGtagaagaaaataaatgtttcatttcaGTGTACATGAAAAGGATATATTTTCTCCGTCAAATAAAAAAGGTCAACCAAAATGGTCTGTGCCCACTTGTCTCTCAAATGAGGTAAAGATCAACCACCTTCCGCTTATATTTCTTATTTCATGTCTGTCCATTTTTAACAGCTTCCAAGTTAAATACTTTAtaagtagggatgtcccgatactgaTCAGATTTGCACTTGTACTCTTCctcgtaaaaatgctcagataccaaaatctgataccatctgacgtacaaatgtaattatattaacATTCAGCCCACTGattaaaatcacattttgtcCTAGTaatattattaaaccacaaaggctccaatttaatgagataaatattaatgctgtcagaattaacgtgttaacacatgcaattatttaaaaacgtttaatgtgttaatttttcttaatcgcaattaacttgTTTaacgttaatacagcataaacacttttGTGAAGGGGGGAACCTTTGTAATGTCTAGTGTagattacactgatgcacacttcacaaacaaacacagagcccttctaccacggcgagcctacaagcttagcataaaatagcataacgcggCGATCCCATTGACATTCCATGGGCGGTACTGTTGTAatactctcctatgatagagccgcAGAAATCTTAGTAATTACAATAATCTCTGACAGCGCTttcctgtcagtgataaaattatggagaaagaAGCTCTTAGCACTgtatgatgtacaaaacaagcccagatgggacttgtaagGTGCATTTAATTCCCACAGAAGCAAGTTTTAAccatcaccaaaatgcagaataagACGTTTTTGTCTGGAAGcgcttttcatggtgagttcaaagcggTGCTAGGCACTGGcatgaatcatgaacgcagcttcacgattgctgtaaaaAAGCGGATAgtcacagtctaccagcagattaatattgtggaggatgagagtttaagagaatTAATGCGACATGccgtgaaaatgcaacctattaggaaactagttctttcaattagtcaaactcccacatagactttgggaaacgtttaatgttactggaattgctgctgttttagtgcattgcttgtggaaggctttgtatggaaaatgttaataaagcttaatattgttacataatgtttttattctttcctaagatggacaAGAATATAAGTATATCTAGTGTCaattttcagcactttcaaaatctgtgattaatcgtgattaactacaaaatgtatacttttaatcaaggttaaaaaaaaaatgagctactgacagcactaataaatATACAACCCagattccaaaaaagttgagaaagtataaaaaatgctaataaaaacaaaaggagtgatttgtaaattctattcaccttgtgctatattgaaagcgcTACAACAAtacattatttgatttttttaccttgtgaattaaaATGTCTTAACACTAATTTAagatcagatgattgcaacatgctccaagaAAACTGGGTCAGTGAAGTGTTTACCACTCAGTAActtttaataacacttattaagcattttggCACTGAAGATACCAGTTTGTTAAGTTTGGCTAGCggaatttccccccattcatccattatgcaggtcttaaGCTAAGCAATTGGCTTTCATTGCCATATAGTGCACAACATAATGCGCcaaacattctcaattggagagaGGTCAGGACTGCTgtcaggccaatctagcacctgcatTCCCAATGCAGGAACATCCCAGAAAAAGACACCGTCTAGATGGCAGCATATATTGatccaaaattggtacatatctATGTACCATTAACGGTGCCCTCACAGATTTGCAAGTTACCCATTCATTGCCATTGGCACACCATCATACCATGACAGACAAttgcttttggacctgatgctgataacagcttggatggtcaaTTTCCTCTTTAGCCTGGAAAACACGACGGCTGTTTTCACATCATAAACATAGTAGCACTTTTtaagttgctgtgtcaagttaaacatagtttgaaacagCATTGCACTCTGTCCAAGTGTTTTTGAACCCAAGAATGCAttttcatcttgtgctgtctatAGCATCAAGCGACGCTGAGTGTGGTTTGATCTCTGAACAGCTgtgtgttgcctatacagctggagtt
This DNA window, taken from Xyrauchen texanus isolate HMW12.3.18 chromosome 5, RBS_HiC_50CHRs, whole genome shotgun sequence, encodes the following:
- the LOC127643885 gene encoding glutathione hydrolase 1 proenzyme-like — encoded protein: MVCEKAGSCLKRCLVVFFVAAMVLITIILWYKHTPPSYACFYKAAVAADNGKCSEIGKDILKLKGSAVDAAIAALLCLGVVHPHNLGLGGGVIFNIYDASTGNVETIDARESAPMSAYETMFGTDAQMAQKGVFSIAVPGQIRGYEVAHKRYGRLPWKELFKPSINLARDGFKINKALADGIEHKRSAILNDETLCEVFCDTSRKETLKENDILRLPKLAQTYQTIADYGPDVFYSGSLANDIVKDISDRGGNITLQDLKEYKAKMNKTLNITVGDNNVYVPTSPSSGPVLALILNILKGYNFSPRSVSTQEKRTLTYHRIIEAFRFAYAQRTKLGDPLYVNINDVIQNMTSEHFANNIRNKITNTTHPGSYYEPEYYVPDVNGTSHLSIIAEDGSAVAVTSSINDHFGSLVMSPSTGIIFNNQMDDFCSPGFNNSNGVPPSPNNFIQPGKQPLSSMSPTIIFDKHNKVKMVVGASGGPKITTGTAQVIMNVLFFNYDLNKAVKEPRLHNQLMPNRTSVESDFEESVYQDLHRTYLHEIKVILPSDTIAKVQAIVQQQGEICAKCDDRKRGYPAGY